The following are from one region of the Coffea eugenioides isolate CCC68of chromosome 2, Ceug_1.0, whole genome shotgun sequence genome:
- the LOC113761180 gene encoding aldehyde dehydrogenase family 3 member F1-like isoform X2 has product MAPKKGQIPLLFFPARAEVLPEPLGLVLILASWNFPISLALDPVIGAISAGNTVVLKPSELSPASSSFLANTIPRYLDSAALKVIEGGHDAAEQLLQQKWDKIFFTGSSRVGRIIMAAAANHLTPVTLELGGKCPTILDSLSISDLEVAIKRIVGGKWGLCSGQACIGIDYVLVEEKFASILVELLKKCIKAFFGDSMPNLKNLCRIVSKSHFDRVSNLLGDPRVAASIVHGGSWDEQNLMIEPTILLDPPLDADIMSEEIFGPLLPIITLNKIEESIEFINLRPKPLAIHAFTKNERFKKKLLSETSSGSITFNDAIVQFVADSLPFGGVGESGIGRYHGKYSFDTFSHEKAVLQRSFYLDLEPRYPPWNDFKLDFIKLAYKFDYLGLLLLLSGLRRIFKRSN; this is encoded by the exons ATGGCTCCCAAGAAG GGCCAAATACCATTGCTCTTTTTCCCAGCAAGAGCAGAAGTATTACCTGAGCCACTTGGCCTAGTATTGATCCTTGCTTCTTGGAATTTTCCTATCT CACTGGCTTTGGACCCAGTGATTGGGGCAATATCTGCAGGAAACACAGTGGTCTTGAAACCTTCAGAGCTATCGCCTGCATCCTCTTCTTTTCTTGCTAATACAATCCCCCGTTACTTGGACTCAGCAGCACTAAAAGTCATTGAAGGTGGACATGATGCAGCTGAACAACTACTGCAGCAGAAGTGGGACAAGATATTCTTTACTG GGAGTTCACGAGTAGGACGCATAATCATGGCCGCAGCTGCAAATCACTTAACACCTGTAACTCTGGAGCTTGGGGGAAAATGTCCAACCATCCTCGATTCTCTCTCCATTTCAGATTTAGAG GTGGCCATTAAGAGAATAGTTGGTGGCAAGTGGGGACTGTGCAGTGGACAGGCATGCATAGGGATTGATTATGTTCTCGTGGAAGAGAAATTTGCTTCAATTCTG GTTGAGTTGTTGAAGAAGTGCATCAAAGCTTTTTTTGGTGACAGTATGCCAAACTTGAAGAATCTTTGTAGGATTGTCAGCAAAAGCCACTTTGATAGAGTTAGCAATCTTCTTGGGGACCCCAGAGTTGCAGCATCCATTGTTCACGGTGGTTCATGGGACGAACAAAATTT GATGATTGAACCAACCATCTTGTTGGATCCTCCTCTTGATGCTGATATAATGTCTGAAGAGATATTTGGTCCTCTGCTGCCAATCATCACA TTGAATAAAATTGAGGAAAGCATTGAGTTTATAAACTTGAGACCAAAACCGCTTGCCATCCATGCTTTCACAAAGAATGAAAGATTCAAAAAAAAGCTTTTATCTGAAACATCATCCGGAAGCATAACCTTCAATGATGCAATCGTCCAG TTTGTGGCCGATTCATTACCATTTGGAGGTGTTGGTGAGAGTGGTATTGGAAGGTATCACGGCAAGTACTCTTTCGATACCTTCAGCCATGAAAAAGCAGTTCTGCAGAGGAGCTTTTACCTTGACTTGGAACCAAGGTATCCTCCATGGAATGATTTTAAGCTGGATTTCATCAAATTGGCTTATAAATTTGATTACCTGGGGTTATTACTGCTGTTGTCGGGATTGAGAAGGATATTCAAGCGATCAAACTAG
- the LOC113761180 gene encoding aldehyde dehydrogenase family 3 member F1-like isoform X1 — translation MIFCKTKGGWTIHLDFLQLLTTPFKQGQIPLLFFPARAEVLPEPLGLVLILASWNFPISLALDPVIGAISAGNTVVLKPSELSPASSSFLANTIPRYLDSAALKVIEGGHDAAEQLLQQKWDKIFFTGSSRVGRIIMAAAANHLTPVTLELGGKCPTILDSLSISDLEVAIKRIVGGKWGLCSGQACIGIDYVLVEEKFASILVELLKKCIKAFFGDSMPNLKNLCRIVSKSHFDRVSNLLGDPRVAASIVHGGSWDEQNLMIEPTILLDPPLDADIMSEEIFGPLLPIITLNKIEESIEFINLRPKPLAIHAFTKNERFKKKLLSETSSGSITFNDAIVQFVADSLPFGGVGESGIGRYHGKYSFDTFSHEKAVLQRSFYLDLEPRYPPWNDFKLDFIKLAYKFDYLGLLLLLSGLRRIFKRSN, via the exons ATGATTTTTTG TAAAACCAAGGGGGGATGGACTATTCATCTCGATTTCTTGCAGCTGCTAACAACTCCGTTTAAACAGGGCCAAATACCATTGCTCTTTTTCCCAGCAAGAGCAGAAGTATTACCTGAGCCACTTGGCCTAGTATTGATCCTTGCTTCTTGGAATTTTCCTATCT CACTGGCTTTGGACCCAGTGATTGGGGCAATATCTGCAGGAAACACAGTGGTCTTGAAACCTTCAGAGCTATCGCCTGCATCCTCTTCTTTTCTTGCTAATACAATCCCCCGTTACTTGGACTCAGCAGCACTAAAAGTCATTGAAGGTGGACATGATGCAGCTGAACAACTACTGCAGCAGAAGTGGGACAAGATATTCTTTACTG GGAGTTCACGAGTAGGACGCATAATCATGGCCGCAGCTGCAAATCACTTAACACCTGTAACTCTGGAGCTTGGGGGAAAATGTCCAACCATCCTCGATTCTCTCTCCATTTCAGATTTAGAG GTGGCCATTAAGAGAATAGTTGGTGGCAAGTGGGGACTGTGCAGTGGACAGGCATGCATAGGGATTGATTATGTTCTCGTGGAAGAGAAATTTGCTTCAATTCTG GTTGAGTTGTTGAAGAAGTGCATCAAAGCTTTTTTTGGTGACAGTATGCCAAACTTGAAGAATCTTTGTAGGATTGTCAGCAAAAGCCACTTTGATAGAGTTAGCAATCTTCTTGGGGACCCCAGAGTTGCAGCATCCATTGTTCACGGTGGTTCATGGGACGAACAAAATTT GATGATTGAACCAACCATCTTGTTGGATCCTCCTCTTGATGCTGATATAATGTCTGAAGAGATATTTGGTCCTCTGCTGCCAATCATCACA TTGAATAAAATTGAGGAAAGCATTGAGTTTATAAACTTGAGACCAAAACCGCTTGCCATCCATGCTTTCACAAAGAATGAAAGATTCAAAAAAAAGCTTTTATCTGAAACATCATCCGGAAGCATAACCTTCAATGATGCAATCGTCCAG TTTGTGGCCGATTCATTACCATTTGGAGGTGTTGGTGAGAGTGGTATTGGAAGGTATCACGGCAAGTACTCTTTCGATACCTTCAGCCATGAAAAAGCAGTTCTGCAGAGGAGCTTTTACCTTGACTTGGAACCAAGGTATCCTCCATGGAATGATTTTAAGCTGGATTTCATCAAATTGGCTTATAAATTTGATTACCTGGGGTTATTACTGCTGTTGTCGGGATTGAGAAGGATATTCAAGCGATCAAACTAG